The following proteins are encoded in a genomic region of Hoeflea phototrophica DFL-43:
- a CDS encoding glutathione S-transferase family protein — MSRFTLDCFLESGNAYKAALMLELSGADWEARRVAFFTGQTRSPEFREMNIMGEVPVLTDHRPGGDLVLSQSGAILDYLAGVLGQFGATDESERSEILRWLLWDNHKLTSYTATYRFMNHFQNKTDDPVTQFFHARAVGAWKVLDAHLASRDFVVADRPTIADLSLCGYLFWPGQIGMDPDAYPNIQAWLGRIAALPRYKRPEDLMPSGMDPATATA; from the coding sequence ATGTCCCGTTTCACTCTTGATTGCTTTCTCGAAAGTGGCAACGCCTACAAGGCCGCGCTCATGCTCGAACTCAGCGGTGCTGATTGGGAGGCCCGCCGGGTGGCGTTCTTTACCGGTCAGACACGCTCGCCCGAATTCCGGGAAATGAACATCATGGGCGAGGTGCCGGTGCTCACCGATCACCGGCCTGGCGGAGACCTGGTGTTGAGCCAGTCCGGTGCGATCCTCGACTACCTTGCCGGTGTGCTGGGCCAGTTTGGCGCCACAGATGAGAGCGAGCGAAGCGAAATCCTGCGCTGGCTGCTGTGGGACAACCACAAGCTCACAAGTTACACCGCAACCTACCGGTTCATGAATCATTTTCAGAACAAGACCGATGATCCGGTGACGCAGTTCTTTCACGCACGCGCGGTGGGCGCATGGAAGGTGCTGGATGCGCATCTTGCCAGCCGCGACTTCGTGGTTGCTGACCGCCCGACCATCGCTGATCTGTCGCTGTGCGGCTATCTGTTCTGGCCAGGCCAGATTGGCATGGATCCGGACGCCTATCCGAACATACAGGCTTGGCTCGGGCGTATCGCTGCTCTGCCCCGCTACAAACGACCTGAAGATCTGATGCCGAGCGGGATGGATCCTGCGACGGCAACTGCTTGA
- a CDS encoding 2-hydroxychromene-2-carboxylate isomerase produces the protein MREIDYYFYSASPFTYLGHNRICDLAEQHKVQLNYKPVNLAAIWDISGAVPPGNRPPVRQRLRLIELQRLAHWRGLPIKTIPKHWPVDPALADKVVISLVTDGHDPRYFIGKVLAGVWAHDDDITDEAVLASYLSQVGLDPGPPLIDAKTEEMAAIRERNTREAIAADAVGVPTYVYNGEPFWGQDRIEMLEQALVTGRQPFRPG, from the coding sequence ATGCGTGAGATCGACTATTATTTTTACAGTGCGTCGCCATTTACCTATCTCGGCCACAACAGGATCTGTGATCTGGCGGAGCAGCACAAGGTGCAGCTTAACTACAAACCGGTCAATCTGGCAGCGATCTGGGACATTTCAGGCGCGGTGCCGCCTGGGAACCGGCCACCGGTGCGGCAACGACTGCGGTTAATCGAGTTGCAGCGGCTTGCCCATTGGCGCGGACTGCCGATCAAGACCATCCCCAAACACTGGCCCGTCGATCCCGCGCTGGCTGACAAGGTTGTCATATCGCTGGTCACCGACGGGCATGATCCCCGCTACTTCATTGGCAAGGTGCTTGCGGGGGTCTGGGCCCATGATGATGACATCACCGATGAGGCGGTGCTGGCATCCTATCTCTCACAGGTCGGCCTGGATCCCGGTCCTCCATTGATCGATGCCAAGACCGAAGAAATGGCAGCTATTCGTGAGCGCAACACGCGCGAAGCAATCGCCGCGGATGCGGTCGGCGTGCCGACCTATGTCTACAATGGCGAACCGTTCTGGGGCCAGGACAGGATTGAAATGCTGGAACAGGCGCTGGTGACAGGCAGACAGCCTTTCAGGCCCGGCTGA
- a CDS encoding MerR family transcriptional regulator — MTDTSADQDEAVYKIGDLAEEFGVTLRTLRFYEDKGLLKPTRVGVTRLFTKRDRGRLKLILLGKRVGFSLAEVKRMIDLYDPRGQNVTQLKVALSKGEAQMKVLEDQRDSINTAISELERTISVVREMLKEPE, encoded by the coding sequence ATGACGGATACCAGCGCGGACCAGGACGAAGCGGTTTACAAGATCGGGGACCTTGCCGAAGAGTTCGGCGTGACCTTGCGGACCCTTCGGTTTTACGAAGACAAAGGCCTGCTCAAGCCAACGCGTGTGGGCGTGACACGCCTGTTTACAAAGCGGGACCGGGGCAGGCTCAAACTAATCTTGCTGGGCAAGCGGGTGGGCTTCTCGCTGGCCGAAGTAAAACGCATGATCGATCTTTATGATCCGCGTGGCCAGAACGTGACGCAGCTCAAGGTCGCGCTCTCAAAGGGCGAAGCGCAGATGAAGGTGCTCGAAGACCAGCGCGACAGCATCAACACGGCGATCTCCGAGCTGGAGCGGACGATTTCGGTGGTCCGCGAAATGCTGAAAGAACCAGAGTAA
- a CDS encoding acyl-CoA dehydrogenase C-terminal domain-containing protein, translating to MPVFKAPVDDTLFILNDVLGYERYMNLPGFADASPDIVEAILQEGARLSEEVMLPLNQVGDTEGCTRHDDGTVTTPKGFKEAYKQYCEGGWLGLAAPAEFGGQGLPYALHVAVGEYMSSANLSFMMYPGLTQGAIAAIHEHGSDEQKAKYLPKMVEGIWTGTMNLTEPHCGTDLGLLRTKAVPQGDGSYKISGQKIFISAGEHDMSDNIIHLVLARIEGAPEGVKGISLFIVPKFMVGDDGSLGDRNPVSCGSLEEKMGIHGNATCVMNYDEATGYLIGAENAGLKAMFVMMNEARLGVGLQGQAMGEIAYQNAVVYARERLQGRSLSGPKAPEKKADPIIVHPDVRRTLMTIRAFNEAGRAFMLWTALKSDIAHRSEVESEKQEADDLLTLVTPVVKGVLTDKGFDHAVMAQQMFGGHGYIEEWGMSQYVRDARIAMIYEGANGIQALDLVGRKLGQNGGRAVMAFFKEIGDFCEENRGNEELALYTKGLKKGLNDLQASTMWLMQNAMAKPDNAGAASTDYMHLFGLVSLGYMWALMAKAAVEKRAAGANGKDEFLATKLLVGKFYMERIMPETVLRKARIETGADTMMELAEAAF from the coding sequence ATGCCAGTCTTCAAGGCGCCCGTCGACGATACGCTTTTCATTCTCAACGATGTGCTCGGATATGAGCGCTACATGAATCTTCCCGGTTTCGCCGATGCAAGCCCGGACATCGTCGAAGCCATCCTGCAGGAAGGCGCACGGCTGTCTGAAGAGGTCATGCTGCCCCTCAACCAGGTTGGTGATACGGAAGGCTGCACCCGGCACGACGACGGCACGGTGACGACGCCGAAGGGCTTCAAGGAAGCCTACAAGCAATATTGCGAGGGTGGCTGGCTTGGACTGGCAGCACCCGCTGAATTCGGCGGCCAGGGCTTGCCCTACGCGCTGCATGTGGCCGTTGGCGAGTACATGTCTTCTGCGAACCTGTCGTTCATGATGTATCCCGGCCTGACCCAGGGCGCGATCGCAGCGATCCACGAGCATGGCTCGGATGAGCAGAAAGCCAAGTATCTGCCGAAGATGGTGGAAGGGATCTGGACCGGCACCATGAACCTGACAGAGCCGCATTGCGGCACCGATCTGGGCCTGTTGCGCACCAAAGCCGTGCCGCAGGGTGATGGCAGCTACAAGATTTCCGGCCAGAAGATCTTCATCTCGGCGGGCGAGCACGACATGTCCGACAACATCATTCATCTGGTTCTTGCCCGAATTGAGGGCGCTCCGGAAGGCGTGAAGGGCATTTCGCTGTTCATCGTGCCGAAGTTCATGGTTGGCGACGACGGATCGCTGGGCGACAGAAACCCGGTCTCCTGCGGCTCGCTCGAAGAGAAGATGGGCATTCACGGCAACGCCACCTGCGTGATGAACTACGACGAGGCCACCGGCTATCTGATCGGCGCTGAAAATGCCGGCTTGAAAGCAATGTTCGTGATGATGAACGAAGCCCGTCTCGGCGTTGGCCTGCAAGGCCAGGCGATGGGTGAGATCGCCTATCAGAACGCAGTCGTCTATGCCCGCGAACGGCTGCAGGGCCGCTCGCTGTCCGGCCCCAAGGCGCCGGAGAAGAAGGCCGATCCGATCATCGTGCATCCCGATGTGCGCCGCACGCTGATGACCATCCGCGCCTTCAACGAGGCCGGCCGTGCCTTCATGCTGTGGACCGCACTGAAATCGGACATTGCCCACCGCTCCGAAGTCGAAAGCGAGAAGCAAGAGGCGGACGATCTGCTGACTCTGGTCACCCCTGTGGTCAAGGGCGTGCTCACCGACAAGGGCTTCGATCACGCAGTGATGGCGCAGCAGATGTTCGGCGGTCACGGCTATATCGAAGAATGGGGCATGAGCCAGTATGTCCGCGATGCCCGCATCGCCATGATCTATGAGGGGGCGAACGGTATTCAGGCGCTCGATCTGGTGGGCCGCAAGCTCGGCCAGAATGGTGGCCGCGCCGTTATGGCGTTCTTCAAGGAAATTGGCGATTTCTGCGAAGAGAATCGCGGCAATGAGGAACTGGCACTTTACACCAAGGGCCTGAAGAAGGGTCTCAACGACCTCCAGGCCTCAACCATGTGGCTGATGCAGAACGCGATGGCCAAGCCCGACAATGCCGGTGCTGCCTCTACCGACTACATGCATCTGTTCGGTCTCGTTTCTCTCGGCTACATGTGGGCCCTGATGGCCAAAGCCGCCGTCGAAAAGCGCGCCGCCGGCGCCAACGGCAAGGATGAATTCCTCGCCACCAAGCTGCTGGTCGGAAAATTCTACATGGAACGGATCATGCCGGAGACGGTTTTGCGCAAGGCGCGCATCGAAACCGGTGCTGACACCATGATGGAACTGGCAGAAGCCGCTTTCTAA
- a CDS encoding acyl-CoA dehydrogenase family protein, translating into MATMPSEVLGVPRPDWMEDDVAMLADMASRWLEAEVVPHYDRYEKQEMVDRSAWEDAGAAGLLCAAMPEEYGGSGGTYAHEAAIIEALGRTGTDGFGIALHSAIVAPYILHFGSEEQKQKWLPKMATGELIGAIAMTEPGAGSDLQGIKTSAKKDGNHYVINGSKTFITNGQHANLIIVVSKTDPAKGAKGTSLMVVETDEVEGFRRGRNLDKVGLKSNDTSELFFDDVRIPTANMLGTEEGQGFAQLMTELPQERLLIANQAISMIERALAITIDYVKERKAFGKAIIDFQNTQFKLAELKSEAVMARVFVNHCVGEHLKGQLSTTTASMAKYLTTDLQCKVADECVQLHGGYGYMNEYPVARMFRDARVQRIYGGTNEIMKLLIARSL; encoded by the coding sequence ATGGCCACCATGCCATCGGAAGTGCTTGGCGTACCCCGTCCGGACTGGATGGAAGACGATGTCGCAATGCTCGCAGACATGGCCAGCCGCTGGCTGGAAGCCGAGGTCGTGCCGCATTACGACCGCTATGAAAAACAGGAGATGGTGGATCGCAGTGCCTGGGAAGACGCAGGCGCGGCCGGTCTGCTATGCGCCGCGATGCCGGAGGAGTATGGCGGATCAGGTGGGACCTATGCCCACGAGGCGGCAATCATCGAAGCACTCGGACGCACCGGCACGGACGGATTCGGAATCGCATTGCACAGTGCCATCGTCGCACCCTACATCCTGCATTTCGGCTCCGAAGAGCAAAAGCAGAAGTGGCTGCCCAAAATGGCGACGGGCGAGTTGATTGGCGCTATTGCCATGACCGAACCGGGCGCCGGCTCCGACCTTCAGGGCATCAAGACATCGGCCAAGAAGGACGGCAATCACTATGTCATCAACGGCTCCAAGACCTTCATCACCAATGGCCAGCACGCCAATCTGATTATCGTGGTAAGCAAGACCGATCCGGCGAAGGGAGCCAAGGGCACCTCGCTTATGGTGGTCGAGACCGACGAGGTGGAAGGTTTCCGGCGGGGCCGCAATCTCGACAAGGTGGGGCTTAAATCCAACGATACGTCCGAATTGTTCTTCGACGATGTGCGCATTCCCACCGCCAACATGCTTGGCACCGAGGAAGGCCAGGGCTTTGCACAGCTGATGACTGAACTGCCGCAGGAACGGCTGCTGATTGCCAATCAGGCGATCTCGATGATCGAACGGGCACTGGCCATCACCATTGACTATGTCAAGGAGCGCAAGGCTTTCGGAAAGGCAATCATCGATTTTCAGAACACCCAGTTCAAGCTGGCGGAGCTGAAATCGGAAGCGGTGATGGCGCGGGTGTTCGTCAACCACTGTGTCGGCGAGCACCTGAAAGGCCAGCTCAGCACGACCACAGCATCGATGGCCAAGTACCTGACCACGGATCTGCAATGCAAGGTGGCCGATGAATGCGTCCAGCTGCATGGCGGCTATGGTTACATGAACGAATACCCGGTGGCGCGGATGTTCCGCGATGCCCGGGTGCAGCGGATCTATGGCGGCACCAACGAGATCATGAAACTTCTGATCGCAAGGAGCCTGTGA
- a CDS encoding 3-hydroxyacyl-CoA dehydrogenase NAD-binding domain-containing protein, producing the protein MSNEIYTVDVDNDGIALVTWDMTDRSMNVFTQAALEQLDALVDRFVADDAVKGVVFTSGKSTFSGGADLTMMKTMLAGMAEEKRTNPDNAQQMLFDQVGRMSWLYRKIETCGKPWVSAINGVCMGGAFELSLACHGRVAADSPSVKMALPEVKVGIFPGAGGTQRVPRLTNAQDALQMMTTGQSLTPSRAKAMGLIHEVVEPKKLISAAKAMIKGGLSPVAPWDVKGFKLPGGQVWSAQGAQLWPAASAILRRETQDNYPAAKAILQSVFEGLQVPIDTGLKIEQRYFSHILQTPEAQSMIRSLFVSLQEINKGARRPEGIKPTKFRKIGVVGAGFMGAGIAYVTAKAGIPVVLIDRDMEATAKGKAYSEELVKKGIQRGKTTKEAGEKLLSLITTSTDHADLADADLVIEAVFEDRDVKKTVTESIEAQIRPSTVLASNTSTLPITGLAKNSKRPKNFIGIHFFSPVDKMMLVEIILGRKTSDKALAVALDYVAAIKKTPIVVNDTRGFFVNRCVLRYMNESYNMLAEGVPPAMIENAAKMAGMPVGPLALNDEVAIDLSLKIVRATIADLGEKAVDPRHLELVETMVEKEGRLGRKNGKGFYDYPAKPAKKHLWPELKTLYPQLDAAKVDVQELKNRYLAVIALEAVRTVEEGIVTDPREADLGTILGFGFAPYTGGALSYIDSMGAQAFVDMCKVLARKYGKQFRAPKLLVDMAAKGETFYGRFNPYKDEKAAA; encoded by the coding sequence ATGAGCAATGAAATTTACACAGTCGACGTCGACAATGACGGCATCGCGCTCGTCACATGGGACATGACCGACCGGTCGATGAATGTCTTCACCCAGGCAGCACTCGAGCAGCTTGACGCGCTGGTCGACCGGTTTGTGGCCGATGACGCCGTCAAGGGCGTGGTGTTCACATCGGGCAAATCCACCTTTTCAGGCGGTGCGGACCTGACGATGATGAAGACCATGCTGGCCGGCATGGCGGAAGAAAAACGCACCAATCCGGACAACGCCCAGCAGATGCTGTTTGATCAGGTGGGCCGTATGAGCTGGCTCTACCGCAAGATCGAAACCTGCGGCAAGCCGTGGGTCTCGGCGATCAATGGCGTGTGCATGGGCGGCGCGTTTGAATTGTCGCTCGCATGCCACGGCCGCGTGGCCGCAGACTCGCCATCGGTCAAGATGGCACTGCCCGAGGTCAAGGTCGGGATCTTCCCCGGCGCCGGCGGCACCCAGCGGGTTCCGCGCCTGACCAATGCGCAGGACGCGCTGCAGATGATGACCACCGGTCAGTCGCTGACACCGTCGCGGGCCAAGGCAATGGGTCTGATCCATGAAGTTGTCGAACCGAAGAAACTGATCTCCGCCGCCAAGGCGATGATCAAGGGCGGGCTTTCGCCGGTCGCGCCCTGGGACGTCAAGGGCTTCAAGCTGCCTGGCGGTCAGGTTTGGTCGGCGCAGGGCGCGCAACTCTGGCCTGCGGCTTCGGCGATCCTGCGACGCGAAACCCAGGACAACTACCCCGCCGCCAAGGCGATCCTGCAAAGCGTTTTCGAAGGCCTGCAGGTTCCCATCGATACGGGGCTGAAGATCGAGCAGCGCTATTTCAGCCATATCCTGCAAACGCCTGAAGCGCAGTCGATGATCCGCTCGCTGTTTGTCTCGCTTCAGGAGATCAACAAGGGCGCGCGCCGTCCCGAGGGCATCAAGCCGACCAAGTTCCGCAAGATCGGCGTTGTCGGTGCGGGCTTCATGGGCGCGGGCATTGCCTATGTGACGGCGAAGGCCGGCATTCCGGTGGTCCTGATCGACCGCGATATGGAAGCGACCGCCAAGGGCAAGGCCTATTCGGAAGAGCTCGTCAAGAAGGGCATCCAGAGAGGCAAAACCACCAAGGAAGCGGGCGAGAAGCTGTTGTCGCTGATCACCACCTCCACCGATCATGCCGATCTGGCGGATGCGGACCTGGTCATCGAGGCCGTGTTCGAAGACCGCGACGTCAAGAAGACGGTCACGGAATCGATCGAGGCACAGATCCGGCCGAGCACGGTGCTGGCATCAAACACCTCGACCCTGCCCATCACCGGTCTCGCGAAGAACTCGAAGCGGCCGAAGAACTTCATCGGCATCCACTTCTTCTCGCCCGTCGACAAGATGATGCTGGTGGAGATCATTCTGGGTCGGAAAACATCGGACAAGGCGCTCGCAGTGGCGCTTGATTATGTTGCCGCGATCAAGAAGACGCCGATTGTCGTCAACGACACACGCGGCTTCTTCGTCAACCGCTGCGTTCTTCGCTACATGAACGAAAGCTACAACATGCTCGCCGAGGGTGTGCCGCCGGCAATGATCGAGAATGCCGCCAAGATGGCCGGCATGCCGGTCGGGCCGCTGGCGCTCAATGACGAGGTCGCCATCGATCTTTCGCTGAAGATCGTCCGCGCCACAATTGCCGACCTGGGCGAGAAGGCCGTCGATCCGCGCCATCTGGAGCTTGTCGAAACGATGGTCGAAAAGGAAGGCCGGCTCGGCCGCAAGAACGGCAAGGGCTTCTACGACTATCCGGCCAAGCCGGCGAAGAAGCATCTTTGGCCGGAGCTGAAAACGCTCTATCCGCAGCTCGATGCCGCCAAGGTCGATGTACAGGAACTCAAGAACCGCTATCTTGCGGTGATTGCCCTGGAAGCGGTCCGCACCGTCGAGGAAGGCATTGTCACCGATCCGCGCGAGGCGGATCTCGGCACCATTCTCGGCTTCGGCTTCGCGCCGTACACCGGCGGGGCACTGAGCTACATCGACAGCATGGGCGCTCAGGCCTTTGTCGACATGTGCAAGGTTCTGGCACGCAAGTACGGCAAGCAGTTCCGCGCACCGAAGCTGCTCGTCGACATGGCCGCGAAGGGTGAAACCTTCTACGGACGGTTCAATCCCTACAAGGATGAAAAGGCTGCAGCCTGA
- a CDS encoding class I SAM-dependent methyltransferase, with protein MTLDTDMTTQANRLAWDASAARHQASPEWARQIQGFKDPAFATFDPVIDQLLRKQGIEGARAVQVGCNNGRETLSMLALGAREAVGIDQSSAFLSLAEQLRTVSPHKNNCRFVNANVYALPEDLSNAFDFALITIGVINWMPDLDGFLASVASLLKPGGRLVMYETHPVLDMFEPHAEDPHRPAYSYFRTEPFITDEEIVYDGSQTAKAPPSYWHFHTMGEIITGCVEAGLQIRQLTEYPHSNREVDYDIYVAREAQLPLCYTLVTEKA; from the coding sequence ATGACCCTTGATACAGACATGACAACCCAGGCCAACCGGCTGGCATGGGATGCCTCCGCCGCCCGGCATCAGGCAAGTCCGGAATGGGCGCGGCAAATCCAGGGGTTCAAGGATCCCGCTTTTGCGACCTTTGATCCGGTGATCGATCAGCTCCTCCGGAAACAGGGAATTGAGGGCGCGCGAGCGGTTCAGGTCGGCTGCAACAACGGCCGCGAAACCCTTTCGATGTTGGCGCTCGGCGCGCGCGAAGCCGTGGGCATTGATCAGTCTTCCGCCTTCCTGTCTTTGGCCGAACAGCTGCGTACGGTCTCGCCGCACAAAAACAATTGCCGTTTCGTCAATGCCAATGTCTACGCGCTGCCGGAGGATCTCAGCAACGCGTTCGACTTCGCCCTGATCACCATCGGGGTGATCAACTGGATGCCGGATCTGGACGGTTTTCTGGCCAGTGTGGCCTCGCTGCTCAAACCAGGCGGGCGGCTGGTGATGTATGAAACCCACCCGGTGCTCGACATGTTTGAACCCCATGCGGAAGATCCGCACCGGCCCGCCTATTCCTATTTCCGGACCGAGCCGTTCATCACCGATGAAGAGATTGTCTATGACGGATCGCAAACCGCCAAGGCGCCGCCCTCCTACTGGCATTTTCATACCATGGGCGAGATCATTACAGGCTGTGTCGAGGCCGGCCTGCAGATCAGGCAATTGACCGAATACCCGCATTCCAACCGGGAGGTCGACTACGACATCTATGTCGCCCGGGAGGCCCAATTGCCGCTTTGCTACACGCTGGTCACTGAAAAGGCTTGA
- a CDS encoding acetyl-CoA C-acetyltransferase: MADVFVYDHVRTPRGRGKKDGSLHEVPSVRLASRMLEALRDRNGLATEKVDDVVMGCVDAIGEAGGDIARAAIFEAGYATEAPGLQINRFCASGLDAINFGTAKIAQGADDIVIAGGVESMSRIGIGMQGGAWFMDPSVNIPSYFMPQGISADLIATKYGFSRDDVDAYAVESQKRAAHSWEKGYFDKSVVPVKDINGLTILDRDEHMRPGTDMQALASLNASFGMMAEMGGFGAVAIQAHPEIESVNHVHHAGNSSGIVDGAGLVLLGSKRGGKTMGLEPRAKIRAFANIGSDPALMLTGPVDVTEKLLKRAKMKIEDIDLFELNEAFASVVLRFQQAFDIPSDKINVNGGAIAMGHPLGATGAMILGTVLDELERRDLNTALVTLCIGAGMGTATIIERV; this comes from the coding sequence ATGGCTGATGTATTTGTTTATGATCATGTCCGCACCCCGCGGGGCCGCGGCAAGAAGGACGGAAGCCTGCATGAGGTTCCTTCTGTCCGCCTCGCCTCACGCATGCTCGAAGCGCTGCGCGACCGCAACGGACTTGCGACCGAAAAGGTCGATGACGTGGTCATGGGCTGCGTCGATGCAATCGGGGAAGCCGGCGGCGACATCGCCCGCGCGGCCATTTTCGAAGCCGGTTATGCGACCGAAGCGCCGGGGCTCCAGATCAACCGTTTCTGTGCCTCAGGCCTCGATGCGATCAATTTCGGCACTGCCAAGATCGCCCAGGGCGCTGATGATATCGTCATCGCCGGCGGCGTGGAATCGATGTCACGCATCGGCATCGGCATGCAGGGTGGTGCCTGGTTCATGGACCCGTCGGTCAACATCCCGTCCTATTTCATGCCGCAGGGCATTTCCGCCGATCTGATCGCCACCAAATACGGATTCTCCCGTGACGATGTCGATGCTTACGCTGTCGAAAGCCAGAAGCGCGCCGCCCATAGCTGGGAGAAGGGTTACTTTGACAAGTCGGTGGTGCCGGTCAAGGACATCAACGGCCTGACCATTCTCGACCGTGACGAGCACATGCGCCCGGGCACCGACATGCAGGCGCTGGCGAGCCTCAACGCCTCGTTCGGCATGATGGCGGAGATGGGCGGCTTCGGCGCCGTTGCCATCCAGGCGCATCCGGAAATCGAGAGCGTCAACCACGTTCACCACGCCGGCAACTCGTCAGGCATTGTTGACGGTGCCGGCCTAGTGCTTCTGGGCTCCAAGCGTGGCGGCAAGACCATGGGGCTCGAGCCCCGCGCCAAGATCCGCGCCTTCGCCAATATCGGCTCGGACCCGGCGCTGATGCTGACAGGACCGGTGGATGTGACCGAAAAGCTGCTCAAGCGCGCCAAGATGAAGATCGAGGACATCGACCTGTTCGAACTCAACGAAGCCTTCGCCTCGGTGGTGCTTCGCTTCCAGCAGGCTTTCGACATTCCGTCCGACAAGATCAACGTCAATGGTGGCGCCATCGCCATGGGGCACCCGCTGGGCGCCACCGGTGCGATGATCCTCGGCACCGTGCTCGACGAGCTGGAGCGCCGCGACCTCAACACTGCCCTTGTCACGCTGTGCATCGGCGCGGGCATGGGCACCGCGACGATCATCGAACGCGTCTGA